A window of the Phycicoccus sp. M110.8 genome harbors these coding sequences:
- a CDS encoding AAA family ATPase, which yields MPDASALDELEREREHLERARAALARMREQTLSLKVQAHDPISAEHLARTLHLRAASLEDDPSTTLFFGRVDTDGSHSDQGPESWHIGRRHVADEHGDPMVIDWRAQMSTAFYRASRTDPMGVVLRRRFGLDHGRITAYEDEHLQDVREHEVRSQILAEEIERPRVGPMRDIVATIQPEQDEIVRAGADRTICVQGAPGTGKTAVGLHRAAWLLYAFRDKLARSGVLVIGPNRAFLEHIGAVLPALGEVAVGHTTIEELVASVPVRGTDPTDTAVLKGDARLAEVLRRAVWSAVRTATEPLVVPRGVRKWRVPAYEVAEIVEELRARGVRYDAARQMLPQRLAHTVLLKMEAAGDSPDDRVQDSVARSAVVKKYVGTLWPALDAKAVLFDLLSDAEALARHADGLLTEDEQRVLLWDKPARTKGSARWSHADTVLLDELADHISRTPSLGHVVLDEAQDLSPMQLRAVGRRCSTGAATVLGDIAQGTTPWATDSWESSLEHLGKPGSHVEVLDRGFRVPASVIEYAARLLPHMAQGLGAPVSVRDNPGRLDLVPVSGDVAARVAEVVATESAEPGSVGVIAPDASVPVISKALQDNGIEHGVLGQDHGDIDHQVDVVPASVAKGLEFDRVVVVEPAEIAAAEPDARTGLRRLYVVLTRAVSALTVVHALPLPAELSD from the coding sequence GTGCCTGACGCCTCCGCCCTCGACGAGCTCGAGCGGGAGAGGGAGCACCTCGAGCGCGCACGGGCAGCGCTCGCCCGGATGCGCGAGCAGACGCTGTCGCTGAAGGTCCAGGCCCACGACCCGATCTCGGCCGAGCACCTGGCCCGCACCCTGCACCTGCGCGCGGCCTCGCTCGAGGACGACCCCTCGACCACCCTGTTCTTCGGCCGGGTCGACACCGACGGCTCGCACTCCGACCAGGGCCCCGAGAGCTGGCACATCGGCCGGCGCCACGTGGCCGACGAGCACGGCGACCCCATGGTCATCGACTGGCGCGCCCAGATGTCGACCGCCTTCTACCGGGCCTCGCGCACCGACCCGATGGGCGTGGTCCTGCGCCGCCGCTTCGGCCTCGACCACGGGCGCATCACGGCATACGAGGACGAGCACCTCCAGGACGTCCGCGAGCACGAGGTCCGCAGCCAGATCCTCGCCGAGGAGATCGAACGACCGCGTGTCGGCCCGATGCGCGACATCGTGGCCACCATCCAGCCCGAGCAGGACGAGATCGTGCGCGCGGGCGCGGACCGGACCATCTGCGTCCAGGGGGCGCCGGGCACCGGCAAGACCGCCGTCGGCCTGCACCGCGCGGCGTGGCTGCTGTACGCGTTCCGCGACAAGCTCGCCCGGTCCGGGGTGCTCGTCATCGGCCCCAACCGCGCGTTCCTCGAGCACATCGGCGCCGTCCTGCCGGCCCTCGGCGAGGTCGCCGTCGGCCACACCACCATCGAGGAGCTCGTGGCCTCCGTGCCGGTCCGCGGCACCGACCCCACCGACACAGCCGTGCTCAAGGGCGACGCCCGGCTCGCCGAGGTCCTGCGTCGTGCCGTGTGGTCGGCCGTCCGTACCGCGACCGAGCCCCTCGTGGTGCCGCGCGGGGTGCGCAAGTGGCGCGTCCCGGCATACGAGGTCGCGGAGATCGTCGAGGAGCTCCGCGCGCGGGGCGTGCGGTACGACGCCGCCCGGCAGATGCTCCCCCAGCGCCTTGCCCACACCGTCCTGCTCAAGATGGAGGCCGCCGGGGACTCGCCCGACGACCGCGTGCAGGACTCCGTGGCGCGCTCGGCAGTGGTGAAGAAGTACGTGGGCACGCTCTGGCCGGCCCTCGACGCCAAGGCGGTCCTCTTCGACCTGCTCTCCGACGCCGAGGCGCTCGCCCGCCACGCCGACGGCCTGCTGACCGAGGACGAGCAGCGGGTCCTGTTGTGGGACAAGCCTGCTCGCACCAAGGGCTCAGCCCGCTGGTCCCACGCCGACACCGTCCTGCTCGACGAGCTGGCCGACCACATCAGCCGCACGCCCTCGCTCGGCCACGTCGTGCTCGACGAGGCGCAGGACCTGTCACCGATGCAGCTGCGCGCGGTGGGCCGCCGCTGCTCCACCGGCGCGGCGACGGTGCTCGGTGACATCGCGCAGGGCACCACCCCGTGGGCGACCGACTCGTGGGAGTCCTCGCTGGAGCACCTGGGCAAGCCGGGCAGCCACGTGGAGGTGCTCGACCGCGGCTTCCGGGTGCCCGCGTCGGTCATCGAGTATGCCGCGCGCCTGCTGCCGCACATGGCGCAGGGACTGGGGGCGCCGGTCTCCGTGCGTGACAACCCGGGCCGGCTCGACCTCGTCCCGGTGAGCGGCGACGTGGCCGCCCGCGTGGCCGAGGTGGTGGCGACGGAGTCGGCGGAGCCCGGTTCGGTCGGGGTCATCGCTCCGGACGCCTCCGTGCCCGTGATCTCGAAGGCGTTGCAGGACAACGGCATCGAGCACGGCGTGCTCGGCCAGGACCACGGCGACATCGACCACCAGGTCGACGTCGTCCCGGCCAGCGTCGCCAAGGGCCTCGAGTTCGACCGGGTCGTCGTGGTCGAGCCTGCGGAGATCGCCGCCGCCGAGCCCGACGCGCGCACGGGGCTGCGCCGGCTCTACGTGGTCCTGACCCGTGCCGTCTCGGCGCTCACCGTGGTGCACGCCCTACCCCTGCCGGCCGAGCTGTCCGACTGA
- a CDS encoding CGNR zinc finger domain-containing protein codes for MSLVHVAGNPALDLVGTVAERGTTDLDELTDPATLARWFVDAGIVDRAPRATSEDLRAAVRLREHLHALVTALVDGTAPPSASRAAVNRLARLPGPVPQLGPDGSVVRRGPAAACLAAVARAATELYDRDDGAVVRWCADDRCTHPFLDRSRSKQRRWCDMATCGDRAKVRRYRGRTG; via the coding sequence ATGTCCCTGGTCCACGTGGCCGGCAACCCGGCCCTCGACCTCGTCGGCACCGTCGCGGAGCGCGGCACGACCGACCTCGACGAGCTCACCGACCCCGCGACGCTGGCGCGGTGGTTCGTCGACGCCGGGATCGTCGACCGGGCGCCGAGGGCGACGAGCGAGGACCTGCGGGCAGCCGTGCGACTGCGCGAGCACCTGCACGCCCTGGTCACCGCCCTGGTCGACGGCACGGCACCGCCATCGGCCAGCCGGGCGGCAGTGAACCGGCTCGCGCGCCTGCCGGGCCCCGTCCCGCAGCTGGGTCCGGACGGCTCGGTCGTCCGCCGGGGTCCCGCGGCAGCCTGCCTGGCTGCCGTGGCGCGAGCTGCGACCGAGCTCTACGACCGCGACGACGGCGCCGTCGTCCGCTGGTGTGCCGACGACCGGTGCACCCACCCCTTCCTGGACCGGTCGCGCAGCAAGCAGCGTCGCTGGTGCGACATGGCCACGTGCGGCGACCGGGCCAAGGTGCGCCGCTACCGCGGTCGCACGGGCTGA
- a CDS encoding NUDIX hydrolase has product MRGLVGRVPGARFADGSSCDVELWLDPAPVPPDRVFAAMVVLRDGDGRCAAAWSPRRQEWGIPGGWREDGESVPECAVREVWEETGVRLRAADLVPVGHEDFHPIGVRGRWPVDGGSMQLYAARLGVAGPPLVAGEPDAVDPQWLEPEELEARSGGQFWWPMVAGVLAG; this is encoded by the coding sequence GTGAGGGGTCTCGTCGGCCGCGTCCCGGGTGCCCGCTTCGCCGACGGCAGCTCGTGCGACGTCGAGCTCTGGCTCGACCCGGCGCCCGTCCCGCCCGACCGCGTGTTCGCGGCCATGGTGGTGCTGCGCGACGGTGACGGCCGGTGCGCGGCCGCGTGGAGCCCGCGCAGGCAGGAGTGGGGGATCCCGGGAGGCTGGCGCGAGGACGGCGAGTCCGTGCCCGAGTGCGCCGTGCGCGAGGTGTGGGAGGAGACCGGCGTGCGGCTGCGCGCGGCCGACCTCGTGCCGGTCGGGCACGAGGACTTCCACCCCATCGGCGTCCGCGGTCGCTGGCCCGTCGACGGCGGCAGCATGCAGCTGTATGCCGCGCGGCTCGGGGTCGCAGGGCCACCCCTCGTGGCGGGCGAGCCGGACGCTGTCGACCCGCAGTGGCTGGAGCCCGAGGAGCTGGAGGCGCGCTCGGGCGGCCAGTTCTGGTGGCCGATGGTGGCCGGCGTCCTGGCCGGCTGA
- a CDS encoding DUF4031 domain-containing protein: MTIWIDPPAWPAHGRLWSHLVSDRSYDELHEFAAAAGIPRRAFEGDHYDVPEERYAALVGAGAQPVAGRDLVRILRASGLRVQKRRLERVVASVPDAAWLPPGSRADVIVSRQAQPPATTVVVRLALWRGEELLVVDRLGGGGPDLPSAPVGALDTGAVLDHLHTVVMGGPVPATATLLGYVRNTVPHPDPDYPWPVPTAAFAVWTDEVGAGTRALAGRWVLPGDVEDELSTRHWWPLVSGGPRR, translated from the coding sequence GTGACCATCTGGATCGACCCGCCGGCCTGGCCCGCGCACGGACGCCTGTGGTCCCACCTCGTGAGCGACCGCTCGTACGACGAGCTGCACGAGTTCGCTGCGGCGGCGGGCATCCCGCGCCGGGCGTTCGAGGGCGACCACTACGACGTGCCCGAGGAGCGGTATGCCGCGCTGGTCGGCGCCGGGGCACAGCCGGTGGCCGGTCGCGACCTCGTGCGCATCCTGCGCGCGAGCGGGTTGCGGGTGCAGAAGCGCCGGCTCGAGCGGGTCGTCGCCTCGGTGCCGGACGCAGCGTGGCTGCCCCCGGGGTCTCGGGCCGACGTCATCGTTTCGCGCCAGGCGCAACCGCCCGCGACGACCGTGGTCGTCCGGCTCGCGCTCTGGCGGGGCGAGGAGCTGCTCGTCGTGGACCGCCTGGGAGGCGGCGGGCCGGACCTGCCGTCGGCGCCGGTGGGGGCGCTGGACACCGGGGCGGTGCTGGACCACCTGCACACGGTCGTCATGGGCGGCCCGGTGCCGGCGACGGCGACCCTGCTCGGCTACGTGCGCAACACCGTGCCCCATCCGGACCCCGACTACCCGTGGCCGGTGCCGACGGCGGCCTTCGCGGTCTGGACAGACGAGGTCGGGGCGGGCACGCGGGCCCTCGCCGGGCGCTGGGTCCTGCCGGGGGACGTCGAGGACGAGCTGTCCACGCGCCACTGGTGGCCGCTGGTGTCGGGAGGGCCGCGCCGGTGA
- a CDS encoding WXG100 family type VII secretion target, whose translation MSAQFQVDTERISAASGDVARISGEIDGQVTAMMSRLTSLQDAWTGTASARFQSLVGEWQSTQKQVRASLDSIGGVLAAAGAQYAETEAQTVRMFQ comes from the coding sequence ATGTCCGCACAGTTCCAGGTCGACACCGAGCGGATCTCGGCCGCGTCGGGCGACGTTGCCCGGATCTCGGGTGAGATCGACGGGCAGGTGACGGCGATGATGAGCCGGCTCACCTCCCTGCAGGACGCGTGGACCGGCACCGCCTCCGCGCGGTTCCAGTCGCTCGTGGGCGAGTGGCAGTCCACGCAGAAGCAGGTCCGGGCCTCGCTCGACTCGATCGGCGGTGTGCTGGCGGCGGCCGGCGCGCAATACGCCGAGACGGAGGCCCAGACCGTGCGCATGTTCCAGTGA
- a CDS encoding ABC transporter permease, with product MLRASWKSLLGRKLRLFMSAFAIILGVSFVSGSFIFTDTLGKAFDGIVNTVGDVVVRPEVTGSSFEQGPTARTVPGSLVRSLADVPGVARADGNVSDPTTFVVSTEGKLIGGGGPPGLGLSHNDAPTSAGDPPATLSSGRWPQGKDEVVLDSSTADRAGYKLGDTVQLVTSSATPKLSAKLVGIAQFKGGTVGATLAFFDTKSAQQIYYGGKDQYSDAWVTAKPGVSPADLARAVQAKLPSGYQAVTGDAVAKESQDSVTKALSFINVFLLIFAGIALFVGSFLIINTFSILVAQRSRELALLRALGAGRRQVTRSVLFEAFVVGLVGSTLGLGLGFVLAIGITKLFGQFGLDLTGSPLVFRPTTALIAYAVGLVVTMLAAYLPARRAGKMPPVAAMRDDVTLPESTMRWRLMVGLVLFLFGLWATWLGAFTSADHGSYWVGSGVFGLVMAAILTSPVIGRPVIALLGALYRSVFGAVGLMAEQNAVRNPRRTAATASALMIGLTLVSMMSVFGASAKASVDRSIGENFVADYVVSNAIGQPFSATITRELAAVPGVEAAASMRYTGSTIEGDRSWTGAVVPDQFAEVVPLQMKSGSFGGAGDRSVFLDEDKAAALDARVGSRVDVAIAGGKPQPLTVAGIFAKQAITPPVLVTQAAATAAGVPVQDTATYILRKPGASAATVESALAKVVDAQPSVTLKDQGAFAAEQRKPIDQMLYIIYALLGLAVVIAVLGIVNTLALSVIERTREIGLLRAVGLSRRQLRSMLRLESVAIALLGAVLGVLLGLGAGWVLQRSLADQGIDVLSIPAAQLAVFVVLSGLVGVLAALWPGRRAARLDVLRAITTE from the coding sequence GTGCTGAGGGCCAGCTGGAAGAGCCTGCTCGGCCGCAAGCTGCGGCTGTTCATGAGCGCGTTCGCGATCATCCTCGGCGTCTCGTTCGTGTCGGGGTCGTTCATCTTCACCGACACGCTCGGCAAGGCGTTCGACGGCATCGTCAACACCGTCGGCGACGTCGTCGTGCGCCCCGAGGTGACGGGGAGCAGCTTCGAGCAGGGGCCGACGGCCAGGACCGTGCCCGGCTCGCTCGTGCGCTCGCTCGCCGACGTCCCCGGGGTCGCCCGCGCCGACGGCAATGTCAGCGACCCGACCACGTTCGTCGTGTCCACCGAGGGCAAGCTCATCGGCGGCGGGGGCCCACCCGGGCTCGGACTGAGCCACAACGACGCCCCGACGTCGGCCGGCGACCCGCCGGCGACCCTCTCCAGCGGCCGCTGGCCGCAGGGGAAGGACGAGGTCGTGCTCGACTCCTCGACCGCCGACCGGGCGGGGTACAAGCTCGGCGACACGGTCCAGCTGGTCACCAGCAGCGCGACGCCGAAGCTGTCGGCGAAGCTCGTCGGCATCGCCCAGTTCAAGGGCGGCACGGTCGGCGCCACGCTGGCGTTCTTCGACACCAAGTCCGCCCAGCAGATCTACTACGGCGGCAAGGACCAGTACAGCGACGCCTGGGTGACCGCCAAGCCCGGCGTCTCGCCCGCGGACCTTGCCCGTGCCGTGCAGGCCAAGCTGCCGTCCGGCTACCAGGCGGTCACGGGTGACGCCGTCGCCAAGGAGTCGCAGGACTCCGTCACCAAGGCGCTGTCGTTCATCAACGTGTTCCTGCTGATCTTCGCCGGGATCGCCCTGTTCGTCGGGTCGTTCCTCATCATCAACACGTTCTCGATCCTGGTCGCCCAGCGCAGCCGCGAGCTGGCCCTGCTGCGGGCGCTCGGGGCGGGACGGCGCCAGGTGACGCGGTCGGTGCTGTTCGAGGCGTTCGTCGTCGGGCTGGTCGGGTCGACCCTCGGCCTCGGCCTGGGGTTCGTCCTGGCCATCGGGATCACGAAGCTGTTCGGGCAGTTCGGGCTGGACCTCACGGGCTCGCCGCTCGTCTTCCGCCCGACCACCGCCCTCATCGCGTATGCCGTGGGGCTCGTCGTCACGATGCTCGCCGCCTACCTGCCCGCTCGCCGCGCCGGCAAGATGCCGCCGGTCGCCGCCATGCGCGACGACGTCACACTGCCGGAGTCGACGATGCGCTGGCGGCTCATGGTGGGCCTGGTGCTGTTCCTGTTCGGGCTGTGGGCCACCTGGCTCGGTGCGTTCACCAGCGCCGACCACGGCTCCTACTGGGTGGGGTCCGGTGTGTTCGGCCTGGTCATGGCGGCCATCCTCACCAGCCCGGTGATCGGCCGTCCGGTGATCGCGCTGCTCGGCGCGCTGTACCGCAGCGTGTTCGGGGCCGTGGGCCTCATGGCCGAGCAGAACGCCGTCCGCAACCCGCGGCGCACGGCGGCCACCGCGTCGGCCCTGATGATCGGCCTGACCCTCGTGTCGATGATGTCGGTGTTCGGGGCCTCGGCCAAGGCCAGCGTCGACCGGTCGATCGGCGAGAACTTCGTCGCCGACTACGTGGTGTCCAACGCCATCGGGCAGCCGTTCTCGGCCACGATCACCCGCGAGCTCGCCGCCGTCCCGGGTGTCGAGGCCGCAGCCTCCATGCGCTACACGGGCTCCACCATCGAGGGTGACCGCTCGTGGACCGGAGCGGTGGTCCCCGACCAGTTCGCCGAGGTCGTGCCGCTGCAGATGAAGTCGGGTTCCTTCGGGGGCGCCGGCGACCGCAGCGTGTTCCTCGACGAGGACAAGGCGGCGGCGCTCGACGCCCGCGTGGGCTCCCGGGTCGACGTGGCGATCGCGGGCGGCAAGCCGCAGCCCCTCACGGTGGCGGGCATCTTCGCCAAGCAGGCCATCACACCGCCCGTGCTCGTCACGCAGGCGGCCGCGACTGCCGCCGGGGTTCCGGTGCAGGACACGGCGACGTACATCCTGCGCAAGCCCGGCGCCTCGGCAGCCACGGTCGAGTCGGCCCTCGCAAAGGTCGTCGACGCCCAGCCGTCGGTGACCCTCAAGGACCAGGGCGCCTTCGCCGCCGAGCAGCGCAAGCCGATCGACCAGATGCTCTACATCATCTACGCCCTGCTCGGCCTGGCCGTGGTCATCGCGGTGCTGGGCATCGTCAACACCCTGGCGCTGTCGGTGATCGAGCGGACCCGCGAGATCGGCCTCCTGCGGGCGGTCGGCCTGAGCCGGCGCCAGCTGCGCAGCATGCTGCGGCTGGAGTCGGTCGCCATCGCCCTGCTGGGTGCGGTGCTCGGCGTCCTGCTGGGCCTCGGCGCCGGCTGGGTGCTCCAGCGCAGCCTCGCCGACCAGGGCATCGACGTGCTGTCGATCCCGGCTGCGCAGCTGGCGGTGTTCGTGGTGCTCTCCGGGCTGGTCGGGGTGCTGGCCGCCCTGTGGCCGGGACGGCGAGCCGCCCGCCTCGACGTGCTGCGCGCGATCACCACCGAGTAG
- a CDS encoding ABC transporter ATP-binding protein encodes MTSTTTTGTTAAPSRRDVQPPAARVVDLTKVYGKGETAVRALDGVSLDIRRGEFTAIMGPSGSGKSTMMHCAAGLDAVTSGQVLIGDVDITTLKDKALTALRRDRIGFVFQAFNLVPTLTAQENILLPMAIAGRRPDREWFDLVIDTVGLRDRLTHRPSELSGGQQQRVACARALVSRPEIVFADEPTGNLDSTSGAEVLSFLRRSVDEFGQTIVMVTHDPVAASHTDRVVFLADGRFVDEMRDPTAERILERMAELSAHHPVAASAPAEG; translated from the coding sequence ATGACATCCACCACCACGACCGGGACGACCGCGGCACCGAGCCGCCGGGACGTCCAGCCGCCCGCGGCACGGGTCGTCGACCTGACCAAGGTGTACGGGAAGGGGGAGACGGCGGTCCGCGCCCTCGACGGCGTGAGCCTCGACATCCGCCGCGGCGAGTTCACCGCCATCATGGGGCCGTCCGGGTCGGGCAAGTCCACGATGATGCACTGCGCGGCCGGTCTGGACGCCGTGACGAGCGGCCAGGTCCTCATCGGCGACGTCGACATCACGACGCTCAAGGACAAGGCGCTCACGGCGCTGCGACGGGACCGGATCGGCTTCGTCTTCCAGGCGTTCAACCTGGTCCCGACCCTGACCGCGCAGGAGAACATCCTGCTGCCCATGGCCATCGCCGGCCGCCGCCCGGACCGCGAGTGGTTCGACCTCGTCATCGACACCGTCGGGCTGCGTGACCGGCTCACGCACCGGCCGAGCGAGCTCTCCGGTGGCCAGCAGCAGCGCGTGGCCTGCGCCCGCGCCCTGGTCAGCCGTCCCGAGATCGTCTTCGCCGACGAGCCGACCGGCAACCTGGACTCCACCTCGGGCGCCGAGGTGCTGTCCTTCCTGCGCCGCAGCGTCGACGAGTTCGGCCAGACGATCGTCATGGTGACGCACGACCCGGTCGCCGCGTCGCACACCGACCGCGTCGTCTTCCTCGCCGACGGCCGCTTCGTCGACGAGATGCGCGACCCCACCGCCGAGCGGATCCTCGAGCGGATGGCCGAGCTGTCGGCGCACCACCCGGTGGCTGCCAGCGCCCCCGCGGAGGGCTGA
- a CDS encoding alkaline phosphatase D family protein yields MTTDVPEGPLVLGPLLRYVGETSATIWVQTRDAGTVEVEAFGRTWQARTFGAHGRHYALVVLDGLEAGASSDYVVRIAGEQVWPEPEPRYAGLPASRVRLLRRSEPTRLTFGSCRTSVPHDKEGNASNGVDALRAMAYHLSRPQRQAEEWPHLVAFLGDQVYADETSEEMRAYIASRRSLDEPPGEELKDYDEYAHLYLLAWSDPLNRWLLSTLPSAMIFDDHDIRDDWNTSLSWHREINAKPWWHDRIVGGLASYWVYQHLGNLSPDDLAGDELWQLVAGHEGDDEVDLTEALDAFAERVDRRPETYRWSYSRDLGESRLVVVDSRAARVLEPGHRSILDDDEMAWLDQQLRGDVDHLFVGTSLPFLMAQGIHDLEAINEAMANGAWGHRVAVWGEKMRRAIDLEHWAAFQEGFQRVMGMVTEVAGGRRGKRPGTITFLSGDVHNSYVTEITPSSLEPGSSKVVQLVCSPIRNPLPRKVRIAQAFLGKRLARPMELVVRHTDKVPTAPYPWTVTHGPWFDNTLATLEVRGRGLVVRWDAGEVHGERYDQPDTRQVARVAIS; encoded by the coding sequence GTGACCACTGACGTGCCCGAGGGGCCCCTCGTCCTCGGACCCCTGCTGCGGTACGTCGGGGAGACCTCGGCCACCATCTGGGTGCAGACCCGCGACGCGGGCACGGTCGAGGTCGAGGCCTTCGGCCGGACGTGGCAGGCGCGGACGTTCGGCGCCCACGGCCGGCACTACGCCCTCGTCGTGCTCGACGGGCTCGAGGCGGGTGCGAGCAGCGACTACGTCGTGCGCATCGCCGGCGAGCAGGTCTGGCCGGAGCCGGAGCCGCGGTATGCCGGTCTGCCCGCCAGCCGGGTGCGCCTGCTGCGCCGGTCCGAGCCGACCCGCCTCACCTTCGGCTCGTGCCGCACGAGCGTCCCGCACGACAAGGAGGGCAACGCCAGCAACGGCGTGGACGCCCTGAGGGCGATGGCCTACCACCTCAGCCGACCCCAGCGGCAGGCCGAGGAGTGGCCGCACCTCGTGGCCTTCCTCGGCGACCAGGTGTATGCCGACGAGACCTCCGAGGAGATGCGCGCCTACATCGCCTCGAGGCGCAGCCTCGACGAGCCGCCGGGCGAGGAGCTCAAGGACTACGACGAGTACGCGCACCTGTACCTGCTGGCCTGGTCGGACCCGCTCAACCGCTGGCTGCTGTCGACCCTGCCGAGCGCGATGATCTTCGATGACCACGACATCCGCGACGACTGGAACACCTCGCTGTCGTGGCACCGCGAGATCAACGCGAAGCCGTGGTGGCACGACCGCATCGTCGGGGGCCTTGCGTCGTACTGGGTCTACCAGCACCTGGGCAACCTCTCGCCCGACGACCTCGCGGGCGACGAGCTGTGGCAGCTCGTCGCCGGGCACGAGGGCGACGACGAGGTGGACCTCACCGAGGCCCTCGACGCCTTCGCGGAGCGGGTCGACCGCCGGCCCGAGACCTACCGGTGGAGCTACAGCCGCGACCTGGGGGAGTCGCGCCTCGTGGTCGTCGACTCGCGTGCCGCCAGGGTGCTCGAGCCGGGCCACCGGTCGATCCTCGACGACGACGAGATGGCGTGGCTCGACCAGCAGCTGCGCGGCGACGTCGACCACCTGTTCGTCGGCACGTCGCTGCCGTTCCTCATGGCGCAGGGCATCCACGACCTCGAGGCCATCAACGAGGCGATGGCCAATGGCGCCTGGGGTCACCGTGTCGCGGTGTGGGGCGAGAAGATGCGCCGCGCCATCGACCTCGAGCACTGGGCGGCCTTCCAGGAGGGCTTCCAGCGCGTCATGGGCATGGTGACCGAGGTGGCCGGCGGCCGCCGGGGCAAGCGGCCCGGCACCATCACCTTCCTGTCCGGGGACGTGCACAACTCCTACGTCACCGAGATCACCCCGTCGAGCCTGGAGCCGGGCAGCAGCAAGGTCGTCCAGCTCGTCTGCTCGCCGATCCGGAACCCATTGCCGCGCAAGGTCCGCATCGCCCAGGCCTTCCTCGGCAAGCGGCTGGCCAGGCCCATGGAGCTCGTCGTCCGGCACACCGACAAGGTGCCGACCGCGCCGTACCCGTGGACCGTCACGCACGGCCCGTGGTTCGACAACACGCTGGCCACGCTCGAGGTCCGCGGTCGCGGGCTGGTCGTGCGCTGGGACGCCGGCGAGGTGCACGGCGAGCGCTACGACCAGCCGGACACGCGCCAGGTCGCCCGGGTCGCCATCTCCTGA